A genomic window from Triplophysa dalaica isolate WHDGS20190420 chromosome 24, ASM1584641v1, whole genome shotgun sequence includes:
- the magi2b gene encoding membrane-associated guanylate kinase, WW and PDZ domain-containing protein 2 isoform X7 produces MELEKSGALLESGTYEDNFYGTPKPPAEPTPMLFNVTDQLLPGARPSAEGKRKRNKSVSNMEKDSIEPPEEEEEDSPVVNGNGIAITPESSEHEDKSTDASGDVPPGPCPPETPTLTATDAPEEEGEAPKSPQDSQENDEMGPLPDNWEMAYTEKGEVYFIDHNTKTTSWLDPRLAKKAKPPEECEEDELPYGWEKIDDPIYGSYYVDHINRRTQFENPVLEAKRRIQMQGQGLSALPLPTIYREKPAFTRDATQLKGTFLTTVLQKSNMGFGFTIIGGDEPDEFLQVKSVIPEGPAAQDGKMDTGDVIVYINDICVLGTTHADVVKLFQSVPIGQSVTLVLCRGYPLPYDPGDPSASSSMPPLGLVDHPLLLNGRNNYENYMEYMSLTGRLVPEHGDGLGPLPHPGDTHLDGSQPPSLNTPGPPPDDSVSMASSSGATAGAQVAPELLSLTITKGAEGFGFTIADSPTGQRVKQVLEPQGCPGLCEGDLMVEINQKGLQGLNHTQVVQLLKDCPVGTEATLVIQRAATAGLFTSWDPTKQWDPQGSPQTSLSTTLHPHGAPHPGQTLHRSSVPDTEGFHLGKPDPYDLYEKSRAIYESRRVEYQEVEVHLLREKTGFGFRILGGDEAVQAVSPEARDKIVIGAIIENSPAERDGRLRPGDELVSVDRMLVAGRPHRYVIDLMHAAARNGQVTMTVRRRVLMQQGQPCEENGALGNQSSSPRGHAVCPVNLPPTTDVVIHRKESEGFGFVIISSLNRPETTTTITVPHKIGRIIEGSPADRCGKLKVGDRIMAVNCQSIINMPHADIVKLIKDAGLSVTLHIIPEEDVNGAHSGPASEKQSPMVAQKHSPQTQSSPAAHQSPSITQPSPPAPHPSPATTQPSPLLVESGPGAPHSNPPVTQSSVPMSHPSLEAMQSGSVVNQAGAAAAVDPGMPGAQPSSIGSVTVPPQLYLHDTRSEVKARQDVKPDICQAAYTDYRQPPVDYRHPPVADYRQPPTMEYRHPPALIDYRQHSITDYRPQDYDYFTVELEKSVKGFGFSIRGGREYKMDLFVLRLAEDGPAIRNGRMRVGDQIIEINGESTRDMSHTRAIELIKAGGRRVRLLLKRGTGQVPEYGMVPTNLSMCMKSDTLASPYFFIMGHTKDTTVPPPGVLSLQPPLPCRK; encoded by the exons AAAGTGGAACTTATGAAG ATAACTTCTATGGCACGCCGAAGCCTCCAGCGGAGCCCACGCCCATGCTGTTTAATGTGACGGACCAACTCTTGCCCGGCGCCCGACCCAGTGCAGAGGGGAAAAGGAAGAGAAACAAGTCCGTCAGCAACATGGAGAAGGACAGCATCGAACCAccagaagaagaggaggaggacaGCCCTGTCGTCAATGGCAACGGCATCGCCATCACACCAG AATCAAGCGAGCATGAAGACAAGAGCACAGACGCTTCCGGGGACGTGCCCCCAGGGCCGTGCCCACCTGAGACCCCCACCCTCACCGCCACGGACGCTCCTGAAGAGGAAGGAGAAGCGCCCAAGTCTCCACAAGACTCGCAGGAAAACGATGAAATGGGCCCCTTGCCAGACAACTGGGAGATGGCGTACACGGAGAAGGGGGAAGTTTACTTTATAGA TCATAATACCAAAACAACATCATGGCTGGACCCTCGACTAGCGAAGAAAGCCAAGCCCCCAGAGGAGTGTGAGGAAGATG AACTTCCGTACGGCTGGGAGAAAATTGATGATCCAATTTATGGCAGTTACTATGTCGA CCACATTAACAGAAGGACACAGTTTGAGAACCCCGTCCTAGAGGCCAAGAGAAGAATCCAAATGCAAGGTCAAGGTCTTTCAGCGCTACCTTTGCCCACCATATACAGAG aaaagCCAGCGTTCACACGGGACGCCACACAGCTCAAAGGGACGTTCCTCACAACCGTTCTGCAGAAGAGCAACATGGGGTTTGGCTTCACCATTATTGGTGGAGATGAACCGGATGAGTTCCTGCAGGTGAAGAGCGTCATACCTGAAGGACCTGCTGCTCAGGATGGCAAGATGGACACAG GTGATGTCATCGTCTACATCAATGACATTTGTGTACTGGGCACCACTCACGCTGACGTGGTCAAACTCTTCCAATCCGTTCCCATCGGTCAAAGCGTCACTCTGGTGCTGTGCCGCGGTTACCCCCTCCCCTACGACCCTGGGGACCCCTCCGCTAGCTCCTCCATGCCCCCCTTGGGTCTAGTGGATCATCCGTTGCTTCTCAACGGGCGGAACAACTACGAAAATTACATGGAGTACATGTCTTTGACTGGACGCTTGGTACCGGAGCACGGCGATGGGCTCGGCCCGCTTCCCCATCCCGGAGACACCCACCTGGACGGCTCGCAGCCTCCGTCCCTGAACACGCCCGGACCCCCGCCCGACGACAGCGTCTCCATGGCTTCGTCTTCAGGAGCGACGGCTGGGGCCCAAGTGGCCCCTGAACTCCTAAGTCTCACTATAACCAAAGGCGCAGAAGGTTTTGGGTTCACCATAGCGGACAGTCCCACAGGGCAGCGAGTTAAACAG GTTCTGGAACCTCAGGGCTGTCCGGGGTTATGTGAAGGAGACCTGATGGTGGAGATTAATCAGAAGGGTCTTCAGGGACTCAACCACACGCAGGTGGTACAGCTGCTCAAGGACTGTCCTGTGGGAACAGAGGCTACGCTTGTCATTCAGAGAGCAGCGACAGCAG GTCTCTTTACGTCCTGGGATCCCACAAAACAG tggGACCCTCAAGGAAGCCCTCAGACCAGCTTGTCAACCACGCTTCACCCCCACGGTGCACCACATCCAGGCCAGACGCTCCATCGCTCCTCTGTTCCAGACACAGAGGGCTTCCACCTGGGCAAACCCGACCCCTATGACCTCTACGAGAAATCACGTGCCATTTACGAAAGCAGGC GTGTGGAGTATCAGGAAGTGGAGGTGCACCTGCTGCGAGAGAAGACCGGTTTTGGCTTCAGGATTCTGGGTGGAGATGAGGCGGTGCAAGCAGTGAGTCCGGAGGCCCGTGACAAG ATTGTAATAGGAGCGATCATAGAGAACAGCCCTGCGGAGCGGGACGGCAGGTTACGACCGGGAGACGAGCTGGTCTCCGTCGACAGGATGCTCGTGGCGGGGAGACCGCACCGTTACGTCATCGACCTCATGCACGCGGCTGCACGGAACGGACAGGTCACCATGACCGTGAGGAGGAGAGTTCTGATGCAGCAGG GTCAGCCGTGCGAGGAGAACGGTGCGTTGGGCAATCAAAGCAGTTCCCCCCGGGGTCACGCCGTGTGCCCGGTCAACCTGCCACCCACCACTGATGTAGTTATCCATCGCAAGGAAAGCGAAGGCTTTGGATTTGTCATCATCAGCTCGCTAAATCGACCAGAGACCACAACCACGATAA CTGTGCCACATAAGATTGGTCGCATCATTGAGGGCAGTCCGGCCGATCGCTGTGGGAAACTGAAGGTCGGTGACCGTATCATGGCCGTCAACTGTCAGTCTATTATCAACATGCCTCATGCTGACATTGTCAAGCTGATCAAAGACGCTGGACTCTCCGTCACCTTGCACATCATCCCCGAAGAAG ATGTAAATGGTGCTCATTCCGGCCCCGCGTCAGAGAAGCAGAGCCCTATGGTGGCCCAGAAGCACAGCCCTCAGACCCAGTCCAGCCCTGCAGCCCATCAGAGCCCCTCCATTACTCAACCCAGCCCACCTGCTCCTCATCCCAGCCCTGCCACTACACAGCCCAGCCCCCTGCTGGTGGAGTCAGGCCCTGGAGCGCCACACAGCAACCCACCAGTGACTCAAAGCAGTGTCCCTATGAGTCACCCCAGCCTGGAGGCCATGCAGTCGGGTTCAGTGGTAAATCAGGCTGGCGCAGCTGCCGCTGTGGATCCAGGCATGCCGGGGGCTCAGCCCAGCTCCATCGGATCAGTGACAGTACCGCCACAGCTGTATCTACACGACACACG GTCGGAGGTGAAAGCCAGACAGGATGTCAAACCCGACATCTGCCAAGCCGCATACACAGATTACAGACAGCCGCCGGTGGACTACAGACACCCTCCTGTAGCCGACTACAGACAGCCACCGACCATGGAGTACAGACATCCACCCGCTCTTATAGACTACAGACAACACTCCATCACTGACTACAGACCACAG GACTATGACTATTTCACTGTGGAACTGGAGAAAAGTGTAAAGGGATTTGGCTTTAGTATCCGTGGTGGACGGGAATACAAAATGGACCTGTTTGTACTGAGACTGGCCGAAGACGGACCCGCAATCCGCAACGGAAGAATGAGA GTGGGAGATCAGATTATCGAAATCAACGGTGAGAGTACGAGAGACATGAGTCACACCCGTGCCATCGAACTCATCAAAGCCGGTGGTCGACGCGTGCGACTGCTGTTGAAACGGGGCACGGGACAGGTGCCCGAATATG GAATGGTACCTACCAACCTTTCCATGTGCATGAAAAGTGACACTCTAGCCTCACCCTATTTCTTCATAATGGGACACACTAAAGACACG ACTGTGCCACCTCCTGGAGTTCTCTCTCTCCAGCCGCCCCTGCCTTGTCGGAAGTAG
- the magi2b gene encoding membrane-associated guanylate kinase, WW and PDZ domain-containing protein 2 isoform X8, whose product MLFNVTDQLLPGARPSAEGKRKRNKSVSNMEKDSIEPPEEEEEDSPVVNGNGIAITPESSEHEDKSTDASGDVPPGPCPPETPTLTATDAPEEEGEAPKSPQDSQENDEMGPLPDNWEMAYTEKGEVYFIDHNTKTTSWLDPRLAKKAKPPEECEEDELPYGWEKIDDPIYGSYYVDHINRRTQFENPVLEAKRRIQMQGQGLSALPLPTIYREKPAFTRDATQLKGTFLTTVLQKSNMGFGFTIIGGDEPDEFLQVKSVIPEGPAAQDGKMDTGDVIVYINDICVLGTTHADVVKLFQSVPIGQSVTLVLCRGYPLPYDPGDPSASSSMPPLGLVDHPLLLNGRNNYENYMEYMSLTGRLVPEHGDGLGPLPHPGDTHLDGSQPPSLNTPGPPPDDSVSMASSSGATAGAQVAPELLSLTITKGAEGFGFTIADSPTGQRVKQVLEPQGCPGLCEGDLMVEINQKGLQGLNHTQVVQLLKDCPVGTEATLVIQRAATAGLFTSWDPTKQWDPQGSPQTSLSTTLHPHGAPHPGQTLHRSSVPDTEGFHLGKPDPYDLYEKSRAIYESRRVEYQEVEVHLLREKTGFGFRILGGDEAVQAVSPEARDKIVIGAIIENSPAERDGRLRPGDELVSVDRMLVAGRPHRYVIDLMHAAARNGQVTMTVRRRVLMQQGQPCEENGALGNQSSSPRGHAVCPVNLPPTTDVVIHRKESEGFGFVIISSLNRPETTTTITVPHKIGRIIEGSPADRCGKLKVGDRIMAVNCQSIINMPHADIVKLIKDAGLSVTLHIIPEEDVNGAHSGPASEKQSPMVAQKHSPQTQSSPAAHQSPSITQPSPPAPHPSPATTQPSPLLVESGPGAPHSNPPVTQSSVPMSHPSLEAMQSGSVVNQAGAAAAVDPGMPGAQPSSIGSVTVPPQLYLHDTRSEVKARQDVKPDICQAAYTDYRQPPVDYRHPPVADYRQPPTMEYRHPPALIDYRQHSITDYRPQDYDYFTVELEKSVKGFGFSIRGGREYKMDLFVLRLAEDGPAIRNGRMRVGDQIIEINGESTRDMSHTRAIELIKAGGRRVRLLLKRGTGQVPEYGMVPTNLSMCMKSDTLASPYFFIMGHTKDTTVPPPGVLSLQPPLPCRK is encoded by the exons ATGCTGTTTAATGTGACGGACCAACTCTTGCCCGGCGCCCGACCCAGTGCAGAGGGGAAAAGGAAGAGAAACAAGTCCGTCAGCAACATGGAGAAGGACAGCATCGAACCAccagaagaagaggaggaggacaGCCCTGTCGTCAATGGCAACGGCATCGCCATCACACCAG AATCAAGCGAGCATGAAGACAAGAGCACAGACGCTTCCGGGGACGTGCCCCCAGGGCCGTGCCCACCTGAGACCCCCACCCTCACCGCCACGGACGCTCCTGAAGAGGAAGGAGAAGCGCCCAAGTCTCCACAAGACTCGCAGGAAAACGATGAAATGGGCCCCTTGCCAGACAACTGGGAGATGGCGTACACGGAGAAGGGGGAAGTTTACTTTATAGA TCATAATACCAAAACAACATCATGGCTGGACCCTCGACTAGCGAAGAAAGCCAAGCCCCCAGAGGAGTGTGAGGAAGATG AACTTCCGTACGGCTGGGAGAAAATTGATGATCCAATTTATGGCAGTTACTATGTCGA CCACATTAACAGAAGGACACAGTTTGAGAACCCCGTCCTAGAGGCCAAGAGAAGAATCCAAATGCAAGGTCAAGGTCTTTCAGCGCTACCTTTGCCCACCATATACAGAG aaaagCCAGCGTTCACACGGGACGCCACACAGCTCAAAGGGACGTTCCTCACAACCGTTCTGCAGAAGAGCAACATGGGGTTTGGCTTCACCATTATTGGTGGAGATGAACCGGATGAGTTCCTGCAGGTGAAGAGCGTCATACCTGAAGGACCTGCTGCTCAGGATGGCAAGATGGACACAG GTGATGTCATCGTCTACATCAATGACATTTGTGTACTGGGCACCACTCACGCTGACGTGGTCAAACTCTTCCAATCCGTTCCCATCGGTCAAAGCGTCACTCTGGTGCTGTGCCGCGGTTACCCCCTCCCCTACGACCCTGGGGACCCCTCCGCTAGCTCCTCCATGCCCCCCTTGGGTCTAGTGGATCATCCGTTGCTTCTCAACGGGCGGAACAACTACGAAAATTACATGGAGTACATGTCTTTGACTGGACGCTTGGTACCGGAGCACGGCGATGGGCTCGGCCCGCTTCCCCATCCCGGAGACACCCACCTGGACGGCTCGCAGCCTCCGTCCCTGAACACGCCCGGACCCCCGCCCGACGACAGCGTCTCCATGGCTTCGTCTTCAGGAGCGACGGCTGGGGCCCAAGTGGCCCCTGAACTCCTAAGTCTCACTATAACCAAAGGCGCAGAAGGTTTTGGGTTCACCATAGCGGACAGTCCCACAGGGCAGCGAGTTAAACAG GTTCTGGAACCTCAGGGCTGTCCGGGGTTATGTGAAGGAGACCTGATGGTGGAGATTAATCAGAAGGGTCTTCAGGGACTCAACCACACGCAGGTGGTACAGCTGCTCAAGGACTGTCCTGTGGGAACAGAGGCTACGCTTGTCATTCAGAGAGCAGCGACAGCAG GTCTCTTTACGTCCTGGGATCCCACAAAACAG tggGACCCTCAAGGAAGCCCTCAGACCAGCTTGTCAACCACGCTTCACCCCCACGGTGCACCACATCCAGGCCAGACGCTCCATCGCTCCTCTGTTCCAGACACAGAGGGCTTCCACCTGGGCAAACCCGACCCCTATGACCTCTACGAGAAATCACGTGCCATTTACGAAAGCAGGC GTGTGGAGTATCAGGAAGTGGAGGTGCACCTGCTGCGAGAGAAGACCGGTTTTGGCTTCAGGATTCTGGGTGGAGATGAGGCGGTGCAAGCAGTGAGTCCGGAGGCCCGTGACAAG ATTGTAATAGGAGCGATCATAGAGAACAGCCCTGCGGAGCGGGACGGCAGGTTACGACCGGGAGACGAGCTGGTCTCCGTCGACAGGATGCTCGTGGCGGGGAGACCGCACCGTTACGTCATCGACCTCATGCACGCGGCTGCACGGAACGGACAGGTCACCATGACCGTGAGGAGGAGAGTTCTGATGCAGCAGG GTCAGCCGTGCGAGGAGAACGGTGCGTTGGGCAATCAAAGCAGTTCCCCCCGGGGTCACGCCGTGTGCCCGGTCAACCTGCCACCCACCACTGATGTAGTTATCCATCGCAAGGAAAGCGAAGGCTTTGGATTTGTCATCATCAGCTCGCTAAATCGACCAGAGACCACAACCACGATAA CTGTGCCACATAAGATTGGTCGCATCATTGAGGGCAGTCCGGCCGATCGCTGTGGGAAACTGAAGGTCGGTGACCGTATCATGGCCGTCAACTGTCAGTCTATTATCAACATGCCTCATGCTGACATTGTCAAGCTGATCAAAGACGCTGGACTCTCCGTCACCTTGCACATCATCCCCGAAGAAG ATGTAAATGGTGCTCATTCCGGCCCCGCGTCAGAGAAGCAGAGCCCTATGGTGGCCCAGAAGCACAGCCCTCAGACCCAGTCCAGCCCTGCAGCCCATCAGAGCCCCTCCATTACTCAACCCAGCCCACCTGCTCCTCATCCCAGCCCTGCCACTACACAGCCCAGCCCCCTGCTGGTGGAGTCAGGCCCTGGAGCGCCACACAGCAACCCACCAGTGACTCAAAGCAGTGTCCCTATGAGTCACCCCAGCCTGGAGGCCATGCAGTCGGGTTCAGTGGTAAATCAGGCTGGCGCAGCTGCCGCTGTGGATCCAGGCATGCCGGGGGCTCAGCCCAGCTCCATCGGATCAGTGACAGTACCGCCACAGCTGTATCTACACGACACACG GTCGGAGGTGAAAGCCAGACAGGATGTCAAACCCGACATCTGCCAAGCCGCATACACAGATTACAGACAGCCGCCGGTGGACTACAGACACCCTCCTGTAGCCGACTACAGACAGCCACCGACCATGGAGTACAGACATCCACCCGCTCTTATAGACTACAGACAACACTCCATCACTGACTACAGACCACAG GACTATGACTATTTCACTGTGGAACTGGAGAAAAGTGTAAAGGGATTTGGCTTTAGTATCCGTGGTGGACGGGAATACAAAATGGACCTGTTTGTACTGAGACTGGCCGAAGACGGACCCGCAATCCGCAACGGAAGAATGAGA GTGGGAGATCAGATTATCGAAATCAACGGTGAGAGTACGAGAGACATGAGTCACACCCGTGCCATCGAACTCATCAAAGCCGGTGGTCGACGCGTGCGACTGCTGTTGAAACGGGGCACGGGACAGGTGCCCGAATATG GAATGGTACCTACCAACCTTTCCATGTGCATGAAAAGTGACACTCTAGCCTCACCCTATTTCTTCATAATGGGACACACTAAAGACACG ACTGTGCCACCTCCTGGAGTTCTCTCTCTCCAGCCGCCCCTGCCTTGTCGGAAGTAG
- the magi2b gene encoding membrane-associated guanylate kinase, WW and PDZ domain-containing protein 2 isoform X6: MMKTRGVVDKDLRHYLNLRFQKGSVDHELQQIIRDNLYLRTVPCTTRQPKEGEVPGVDYNFVSIERFMELEKSGALLESGTYEDNFYGTPKPPAEPTPMLFNVTDQLLPGARPSAEGKRKRNKSVSNMEKDSIEPPEEEEEDSPVVNGNGIAITPESSEHEDKSTDASGDVPPGPCPPETPTLTATDAPEEEGEAPKSPQDSQENDEMGPLPDNWEMAYTEKGEVYFIDHNTKTTSWLDPRLAKKAKPPEECEEDELPYGWEKIDDPIYGSYYVDHINRRTQFENPVLEAKRRIQMQGQGLSALPLPTIYREKPAFTRDATQLKGTFLTTVLQKSNMGFGFTIIGGDEPDEFLQVKSVIPEGPAAQDGKMDTGDVIVYINDICVLGTTHADVVKLFQSVPIGQSVTLVLCRGYPLPYDPGDPSASSSMPPLGLVDHPLLLNGRNNYENYMEYMSLTGRLVPEHGDGLGPLPHPGDTHLDGSQPPSLNTPGPPPDDSVSMASSSGATAGAQVAPELLSLTITKGAEGFGFTIADSPTGQRVKQVLEPQGCPGLCEGDLMVEINQKGLQGLNHTQVVQLLKDCPVGTEATLVIQRAATAGLFTSWDPTKQWDPQGSPQTSLSTTLHPHGAPHPGQTLHRSSVPDTEGFHLGKPDPYDLYEKSRAIYESRRVEYQEVEVHLLREKTGFGFRILGGDEAVQAVSPEARDKIVIGAIIENSPAERDGRLRPGDELVSVDRMLVAGRPHRYVIDLMHAAARNGQVTMTVRRRVLMQQGQPCEENGALGNQSSSPRGHAVCPVNLPPTTDVVIHRKESEGFGFVIISSLNRPETTTTITVPHKIGRIIEGSPADRCGKLKVGDRIMAVNCQSIINMPHADIVKLIKDAGLSVTLHIIPEEDVNGAHSGPASEKQSPMVAQKHSPQTQSSPAAHQSPSITQPSPPAPHPSPATTQPSPLLVESGPGAPHSNPPVTQSSVPMSHPSLEAMQSGSVVNQAGAAAAVDPGMPGAQPSSIGSVTVPPQLYLHDTRSEVKARQDVKPDICQAAYTDYRQPPVDYRHPPVADYRQPPTMEYRHPPALIDYRQHSITDYRPQDYDYFTVELEKSVKGFGFSIRGGREYKMDLFVLRLAEDGPAIRNGRMRVGDQIIEINGESTRDMSHTRAIELIKAGGRRVRLLLKRGTGQVPEYGMVPTNLSMCMKSDTLASPYFFIMGHTKDTTVPPPGVLSLQPPLPCRK; encoded by the exons AAAGTGGAACTTATGAAG ATAACTTCTATGGCACGCCGAAGCCTCCAGCGGAGCCCACGCCCATGCTGTTTAATGTGACGGACCAACTCTTGCCCGGCGCCCGACCCAGTGCAGAGGGGAAAAGGAAGAGAAACAAGTCCGTCAGCAACATGGAGAAGGACAGCATCGAACCAccagaagaagaggaggaggacaGCCCTGTCGTCAATGGCAACGGCATCGCCATCACACCAG AATCAAGCGAGCATGAAGACAAGAGCACAGACGCTTCCGGGGACGTGCCCCCAGGGCCGTGCCCACCTGAGACCCCCACCCTCACCGCCACGGACGCTCCTGAAGAGGAAGGAGAAGCGCCCAAGTCTCCACAAGACTCGCAGGAAAACGATGAAATGGGCCCCTTGCCAGACAACTGGGAGATGGCGTACACGGAGAAGGGGGAAGTTTACTTTATAGA TCATAATACCAAAACAACATCATGGCTGGACCCTCGACTAGCGAAGAAAGCCAAGCCCCCAGAGGAGTGTGAGGAAGATG AACTTCCGTACGGCTGGGAGAAAATTGATGATCCAATTTATGGCAGTTACTATGTCGA CCACATTAACAGAAGGACACAGTTTGAGAACCCCGTCCTAGAGGCCAAGAGAAGAATCCAAATGCAAGGTCAAGGTCTTTCAGCGCTACCTTTGCCCACCATATACAGAG aaaagCCAGCGTTCACACGGGACGCCACACAGCTCAAAGGGACGTTCCTCACAACCGTTCTGCAGAAGAGCAACATGGGGTTTGGCTTCACCATTATTGGTGGAGATGAACCGGATGAGTTCCTGCAGGTGAAGAGCGTCATACCTGAAGGACCTGCTGCTCAGGATGGCAAGATGGACACAG GTGATGTCATCGTCTACATCAATGACATTTGTGTACTGGGCACCACTCACGCTGACGTGGTCAAACTCTTCCAATCCGTTCCCATCGGTCAAAGCGTCACTCTGGTGCTGTGCCGCGGTTACCCCCTCCCCTACGACCCTGGGGACCCCTCCGCTAGCTCCTCCATGCCCCCCTTGGGTCTAGTGGATCATCCGTTGCTTCTCAACGGGCGGAACAACTACGAAAATTACATGGAGTACATGTCTTTGACTGGACGCTTGGTACCGGAGCACGGCGATGGGCTCGGCCCGCTTCCCCATCCCGGAGACACCCACCTGGACGGCTCGCAGCCTCCGTCCCTGAACACGCCCGGACCCCCGCCCGACGACAGCGTCTCCATGGCTTCGTCTTCAGGAGCGACGGCTGGGGCCCAAGTGGCCCCTGAACTCCTAAGTCTCACTATAACCAAAGGCGCAGAAGGTTTTGGGTTCACCATAGCGGACAGTCCCACAGGGCAGCGAGTTAAACAG GTTCTGGAACCTCAGGGCTGTCCGGGGTTATGTGAAGGAGACCTGATGGTGGAGATTAATCAGAAGGGTCTTCAGGGACTCAACCACACGCAGGTGGTACAGCTGCTCAAGGACTGTCCTGTGGGAACAGAGGCTACGCTTGTCATTCAGAGAGCAGCGACAGCAG GTCTCTTTACGTCCTGGGATCCCACAAAACAG tggGACCCTCAAGGAAGCCCTCAGACCAGCTTGTCAACCACGCTTCACCCCCACGGTGCACCACATCCAGGCCAGACGCTCCATCGCTCCTCTGTTCCAGACACAGAGGGCTTCCACCTGGGCAAACCCGACCCCTATGACCTCTACGAGAAATCACGTGCCATTTACGAAAGCAGGC GTGTGGAGTATCAGGAAGTGGAGGTGCACCTGCTGCGAGAGAAGACCGGTTTTGGCTTCAGGATTCTGGGTGGAGATGAGGCGGTGCAAGCAGTGAGTCCGGAGGCCCGTGACAAG ATTGTAATAGGAGCGATCATAGAGAACAGCCCTGCGGAGCGGGACGGCAGGTTACGACCGGGAGACGAGCTGGTCTCCGTCGACAGGATGCTCGTGGCGGGGAGACCGCACCGTTACGTCATCGACCTCATGCACGCGGCTGCACGGAACGGACAGGTCACCATGACCGTGAGGAGGAGAGTTCTGATGCAGCAGG GTCAGCCGTGCGAGGAGAACGGTGCGTTGGGCAATCAAAGCAGTTCCCCCCGGGGTCACGCCGTGTGCCCGGTCAACCTGCCACCCACCACTGATGTAGTTATCCATCGCAAGGAAAGCGAAGGCTTTGGATTTGTCATCATCAGCTCGCTAAATCGACCAGAGACCACAACCACGATAA CTGTGCCACATAAGATTGGTCGCATCATTGAGGGCAGTCCGGCCGATCGCTGTGGGAAACTGAAGGTCGGTGACCGTATCATGGCCGTCAACTGTCAGTCTATTATCAACATGCCTCATGCTGACATTGTCAAGCTGATCAAAGACGCTGGACTCTCCGTCACCTTGCACATCATCCCCGAAGAAG ATGTAAATGGTGCTCATTCCGGCCCCGCGTCAGAGAAGCAGAGCCCTATGGTGGCCCAGAAGCACAGCCCTCAGACCCAGTCCAGCCCTGCAGCCCATCAGAGCCCCTCCATTACTCAACCCAGCCCACCTGCTCCTCATCCCAGCCCTGCCACTACACAGCCCAGCCCCCTGCTGGTGGAGTCAGGCCCTGGAGCGCCACACAGCAACCCACCAGTGACTCAAAGCAGTGTCCCTATGAGTCACCCCAGCCTGGAGGCCATGCAGTCGGGTTCAGTGGTAAATCAGGCTGGCGCAGCTGCCGCTGTGGATCCAGGCATGCCGGGGGCTCAGCCCAGCTCCATCGGATCAGTGACAGTACCGCCACAGCTGTATCTACACGACACACG GTCGGAGGTGAAAGCCAGACAGGATGTCAAACCCGACATCTGCCAAGCCGCATACACAGATTACAGACAGCCGCCGGTGGACTACAGACACCCTCCTGTAGCCGACTACAGACAGCCACCGACCATGGAGTACAGACATCCACCCGCTCTTATAGACTACAGACAACACTCCATCACTGACTACAGACCACAG GACTATGACTATTTCACTGTGGAACTGGAGAAAAGTGTAAAGGGATTTGGCTTTAGTATCCGTGGTGGACGGGAATACAAAATGGACCTGTTTGTACTGAGACTGGCCGAAGACGGACCCGCAATCCGCAACGGAAGAATGAGA GTGGGAGATCAGATTATCGAAATCAACGGTGAGAGTACGAGAGACATGAGTCACACCCGTGCCATCGAACTCATCAAAGCCGGTGGTCGACGCGTGCGACTGCTGTTGAAACGGGGCACGGGACAGGTGCCCGAATATG GAATGGTACCTACCAACCTTTCCATGTGCATGAAAAGTGACACTCTAGCCTCACCCTATTTCTTCATAATGGGACACACTAAAGACACG ACTGTGCCACCTCCTGGAGTTCTCTCTCTCCAGCCGCCCCTGCCTTGTCGGAAGTAG